The Candidatus Omnitrophota bacterium genomic interval GCGTAGAAACCTGCCGTCTTCAACGACTGAGGCGCCTGTTCACGCGATGAGCCGCATCCGAAATTCTCTCCAGCCACAAGGATGTCGCCTTTCCTGACACGCGAGGCAAATTCGGGATCGATATCCTCAAATATATGCTTTGAAAGCTCTTTTGGGTCCTGGATCCTGAATTTATAGCGGCCGGAGATAACATAATCCGTATTTATATTATCCTGCGCCTTTAACCTTCGCGCGAGATGCTGGCTCAAAACCGGTTCTTTTATCTCTTCGATGACGGCCGCCTTCTTTTTCCTGAGCCCTACGACCCCGTGACCCCTTACCCTGCTTTTTGCGATTTTTCTTCTCTTCATGCCAATCTCTTTCTGTATTCTCTGGGATCCGCGATCTTGCCTTTAATCGCTGACGCGGCAACAGTGGCAGGGCTCGCCAGATAGATAAATGAATTAGGATTGCCCATCCTGCCTTTGAAGTTTCTGTTCGCGGTTGAAATAGCTACTTCGCCATCGGCCAAAACACCGTTATGAGTACCGACACACGGCCCGCAACCCGGGCCCACGACTATCGCGCCGGATTCTATAAATACGTCTACCAGCCCCTTCTTCGATGCTTCCAGGAATATCTCTCTGGATGCAGGCGCGATTATAAATTTAACCTCCGGGTGCACCTTATTTCTCTTTAAGATCTTTGCGGCAATCTCCAGGTCTTCGAACCTGCCATTTGTACATGTGCCTAAATAAGCCTGGTCTATCTTTGTATCAAATAATTCATCGACATCCGATACATTATCTACGGCGTGAGGCTTGGCGACCTGAGGTGAAAGCTTCGATACGTCATACTCTTTTACCGCGACATATCTGGCATTAATGTCCGCCTGCACAGGTTTTGGCGGCCTTTTCGAACGTCCCTCCATCCACT includes:
- a CDS encoding 3-isopropylmalate dehydratase small subunit produces the protein MKRRKIAKSRVRGHGVVGLRKKKAAVIEEIKEPVLSQHLARRLKAQDNINTDYVISGRYKFRIQDPKELSKHIFEDIDPEFASRVRKGDILVAGENFGCGSSREQAPQSLKTAGFYAVAAKSFARIFYRNAFNIGLLLVECDTGFIDDGDTLELDIDKGRLKDVSKGLSFDIKPVPKVMKKLLDDGGVIEHFKKYGGFRFTPTIT